From Mobula birostris isolate sMobBir1 chromosome 8, sMobBir1.hap1, whole genome shotgun sequence, the proteins below share one genomic window:
- the LOC140202163 gene encoding pancreatic progenitor cell differentiation and proliferation factor-like translates to MASIPSTGSLAATHDYYRRCLGSAWFSSCGSSEHIGEVIPHHPGLPKSALGQWWISFFFGKTQNHPVMTTLTESSESGKINCILPQEMVRKRHASEPSKASS, encoded by the coding sequence ATGGCATCCATTCCATCAACTGGATCACTTGCAGCAACCCATGATTATTACCGGAGATGCCTTGGTTCAGCTTGGTTCAGCTCCTGTGGCAGCTCTGAGCATATTGGGGAAGTGATTCCACACCACCCAGGATTACCAAAGTCTGCATTGGGCCAATGGTGGATCAGTTTTTTCTTTGGAAAAACACAGAACCATCCAGTGATGACAACTCTCACTGAGTCATCAGAGAGTGGGAAGATAAACTGCATCTTGCCTCAAGAAATGGTGAGGAAGAGGCATGCCAGTGAGCCCAGCAAAGCTTCATCTTAA